A section of the Microbacterium forte genome encodes:
- a CDS encoding NAD(P)-dependent alcohol dehydrogenase, whose translation MTRVNAYAAPSEAAPLEKTVIERRELGPNDILIDIAFAGICHSDIHTVRGDWGPQSYPLAPGHEIAGTVAAIGADVTKHSVGDRVGVGCLVNSCGECRNCQRGDEQFCSNGAVFTYGSVDRDGTITQGGYSEQVVVTESFAVRIPDALELDVAAPLLCAGITTYSPLRHWNVGPGTRVAVVGLGGLGHMGVQIAHALGAEVTVLSQTLSKKDDGLRLGADHYYATSDPDTFRSLRGSFDVILNTVSAVVDLRAYLGLLDVGGSMVCVGAPAEPLSVNVSSLIGGRRSLAGSNIGGIAETQEMLDFCAEHGIASEIEVISAAQINEAYERVLASDVRYRFVIDAATFAD comes from the coding sequence ATGACCCGTGTCAACGCCTACGCCGCACCCAGCGAAGCCGCACCGCTCGAGAAGACCGTCATCGAGCGCCGCGAACTCGGCCCGAACGACATCCTGATCGACATCGCATTCGCCGGAATCTGCCACTCCGACATCCACACCGTGCGCGGTGACTGGGGTCCGCAGAGCTACCCGCTCGCACCGGGCCACGAGATCGCCGGCACCGTCGCCGCCATCGGGGCCGACGTCACGAAGCACTCCGTGGGAGACCGCGTCGGGGTCGGATGTCTCGTGAACTCGTGCGGAGAGTGCCGCAACTGCCAGCGCGGTGACGAGCAGTTCTGCTCCAACGGCGCTGTCTTCACCTACGGCAGCGTCGATCGCGACGGGACCATCACGCAGGGCGGATACTCCGAGCAGGTCGTCGTGACCGAGTCGTTCGCCGTGCGCATCCCCGACGCCCTCGAGCTCGACGTCGCCGCACCCCTTCTCTGCGCGGGGATCACCACGTACTCCCCGTTGCGGCACTGGAACGTCGGCCCTGGCACGCGGGTGGCGGTCGTCGGGCTCGGCGGACTCGGCCACATGGGCGTGCAGATCGCCCACGCGCTCGGCGCCGAGGTGACCGTGCTCTCGCAGACCCTCAGCAAGAAGGACGACGGGCTTCGCCTCGGGGCAGACCACTACTACGCGACGAGCGATCCCGACACGTTCCGCTCGCTGCGCGGATCGTTCGACGTCATCCTCAACACCGTCAGTGCCGTCGTCGACCTCCGTGCCTACCTCGGTCTGCTGGATGTGGGTGGGTCGATGGTCTGCGTCGGAGCCCCCGCAGAACCGCTCTCGGTCAACGTCTCGTCATTGATCGGCGGACGGCGCTCGCTCGCCGGATCGAACATCGGCGGCATCGCTGAGACCCAGGAGATGCTCGACTTCTGCGCCGAGCACGGCATCGCCTCCGAGATCGAGGTCATCTCGGCCGCGCAGATCAACGAGGCTTACGAGCGCGTGCTCGCCTCTGATGTGCGCTACCGCTTCGTGATCGACGCCGCCACCTTCGCGGACTGA
- a CDS encoding acyl-CoA dehydrogenase family protein, with translation MVDAAVRPKTTRPHTDNADANLRIDVARVTDLLMGTWADTRREAREMIKDSAFWRKDELGKDEHRERVLSQLHLLVDNKAVHRAFPKSLGGEENNGGNIAGFEELVVADPSLQIKSGVQWGLFGSAILQLGTTEHHEKWLPGVMDLSIPGAFAMTEIGHGSDVAAVGTTATYDPATEEFVINTPFRGATKEYLGNAALHGVAATVFAQLITNGVNHGVHCFYVPLRGDDGIDLPGIGREDDGLKGGLNGIDNGRLSFDHVRVPRTNLLNKYGDVAVDGTYSSAIDSPGRRFFTMLGTLVQGRVSLDGAACWASALGLKIAITYATQRRQFDGADGQEVVLLDYGKHQRRLFPRLATTYAQIFAHDEFLQKFDGVFSGRTDTPDDREDLETLAAALKPLSTWHALDTLQEAREACGGAGFMFENRLVGLRADLDIYVTFEGDNNVLLQLVGKRLLTDYAKQFTGKDAAALAKFAVGMTAGKLFHGAGLRQFGQSVVDLGQVSRSVENGLREEQQHLLLAERVQQMVADIAGRLRPAGKDKVLGAKLFNENQAELIEAARAHGELLQWEAFTDAVHRVDDADTKKVLTWLRDLFGLQLIEKHLAWHLINGRLSTQRAAAVSRYIDRLCARLRPYALDLVDAFAYEPEHVRAPIASGAERERQDEAREYYAALAASGDAPVLEKTLKKNAKR, from the coding sequence ATGGTCGACGCCGCCGTCCGTCCGAAGACGACTCGCCCCCACACCGACAACGCAGACGCGAACCTGCGGATCGACGTCGCTCGGGTCACCGACCTGCTGATGGGCACGTGGGCCGACACCCGCCGCGAGGCGCGCGAGATGATCAAGGACTCGGCGTTCTGGCGCAAGGACGAACTGGGCAAGGACGAGCACCGCGAGCGCGTGCTCAGCCAGCTGCACCTGCTCGTCGACAACAAGGCCGTGCACCGCGCGTTCCCGAAGTCGCTGGGCGGCGAAGAGAACAACGGCGGGAACATCGCCGGCTTCGAGGAGCTCGTCGTCGCCGATCCGAGCCTGCAAATCAAATCGGGTGTGCAATGGGGGCTGTTCGGCTCAGCGATCCTGCAGCTGGGCACGACCGAGCACCACGAGAAGTGGCTGCCGGGAGTCATGGATCTCTCGATCCCCGGCGCCTTCGCGATGACCGAGATCGGGCACGGGTCAGACGTCGCCGCAGTCGGCACGACCGCGACGTACGACCCCGCGACGGAGGAGTTCGTCATCAACACGCCGTTTCGCGGCGCGACGAAGGAGTACCTCGGCAACGCCGCACTGCACGGCGTCGCGGCGACGGTGTTCGCCCAGCTGATCACGAACGGCGTCAACCACGGGGTGCACTGCTTCTACGTGCCGCTGCGCGGCGATGACGGCATCGACCTGCCGGGCATCGGACGAGAGGACGACGGGCTCAAGGGCGGACTGAACGGCATCGACAACGGCCGTCTGAGCTTCGACCACGTGCGCGTTCCCCGCACCAACCTGCTCAACAAGTACGGCGACGTCGCGGTCGACGGCACGTACTCGAGCGCGATCGACAGCCCCGGCCGTCGCTTCTTCACGATGCTCGGCACGCTCGTGCAGGGTCGGGTCTCGCTCGACGGCGCGGCCTGCTGGGCATCCGCTCTGGGGCTCAAGATCGCGATCACATATGCCACGCAGCGCCGTCAGTTCGACGGGGCAGACGGGCAGGAGGTCGTGCTCCTCGACTACGGCAAGCACCAGCGACGCCTCTTCCCGCGGCTTGCGACGACGTATGCGCAGATCTTCGCGCACGACGAGTTCCTGCAGAAGTTCGACGGGGTGTTCTCGGGTCGCACCGACACCCCCGACGACCGCGAGGATCTCGAGACCCTGGCCGCTGCACTCAAGCCGCTGTCGACCTGGCACGCGCTCGACACACTGCAGGAGGCGCGCGAGGCCTGCGGCGGCGCCGGCTTCATGTTCGAGAACCGCCTCGTGGGTCTTCGGGCCGACCTCGACATCTACGTCACGTTCGAAGGCGACAACAACGTGCTGCTTCAGCTCGTCGGCAAGCGGCTGCTGACCGACTACGCCAAGCAGTTCACCGGCAAGGATGCTGCGGCTCTGGCCAAGTTCGCCGTCGGGATGACCGCGGGCAAGCTCTTCCACGGTGCCGGCCTGCGTCAGTTCGGCCAGTCGGTCGTCGACCTCGGGCAGGTCTCGCGTTCCGTCGAGAACGGCCTGCGCGAAGAGCAGCAGCACCTGCTGCTCGCCGAGCGCGTGCAGCAGATGGTCGCCGACATCGCCGGTCGTCTGCGCCCTGCGGGCAAGGACAAGGTGCTCGGCGCGAAGCTGTTCAACGAGAACCAGGCCGAGCTGATCGAGGCGGCCCGCGCACACGGCGAGCTGCTGCAGTGGGAGGCGTTCACCGATGCCGTCCACCGAGTCGATGACGCTGACACGAAGAAGGTCCTCACCTGGCTGCGCGACCTCTTCGGCCTGCAGCTCATCGAGAAGCACCTCGCGTGGCACCTCATCAACGGACGTCTCTCGACGCAGCGCGCCGCTGCGGTCTCGCGGTACATCGACCGTCTGTGCGCCCGGCTTCGCCCGTACGCCCTCGACCTGGTCGATGCGTTCGCATACGAGCCCGAGCACGTCCGAGCGCCCATCGCGTCCGGTGCAGAGCGAGAGCGCCAGGACGAGGCCCGCGAGTACTACGCGGCGCTCGCAGCATCCGGCGATGCACCTGTGCTGGAGAAGACGCTGAAGAAGAACGCCAAGCGCTGA
- a CDS encoding HTTM domain-containing protein, with protein MGNDVLYTALYLLLGVLAVLFVLGWRFRIVLPVFFCLWVGFIEANDMVGDQGDNMFRIALLLMFFADPAARWSLDARRRAKNGEWFAPGSQPALLGTVFHNLALVALTAQVCFVYASGALYKAGGAPWEEGYAVYNPLQTARFGTWPVLSDLVTTWGPMVVAATWGSIILQVAFPLMLLTRPTRLIGLVGILSFHIGIGVLMGLPWFSLTMIAIDSIFIRDRTWARLSSGTRRRWEQAQTAPPRPSGVEA; from the coding sequence ATGGGCAATGACGTCCTCTATACCGCTCTCTATCTGCTGCTCGGCGTGCTGGCCGTTCTGTTCGTGCTGGGCTGGCGCTTCCGGATCGTCCTGCCGGTGTTCTTCTGCCTCTGGGTGGGGTTCATCGAAGCCAACGACATGGTGGGCGACCAGGGCGACAACATGTTCCGCATCGCCCTGCTGCTGATGTTCTTCGCAGACCCCGCCGCTCGGTGGTCGCTCGACGCCAGACGTCGTGCGAAGAACGGCGAGTGGTTCGCTCCGGGGAGCCAGCCGGCTCTTCTGGGCACCGTCTTCCACAATCTGGCCCTCGTGGCGCTCACCGCCCAGGTGTGCTTCGTCTACGCCTCCGGCGCTCTGTACAAAGCCGGCGGTGCGCCCTGGGAAGAGGGCTACGCGGTGTACAACCCGCTGCAGACCGCCCGGTTCGGCACGTGGCCGGTTCTGAGCGACCTCGTCACGACGTGGGGGCCGATGGTCGTCGCCGCGACCTGGGGATCGATCATCCTGCAGGTGGCGTTCCCACTGATGCTGCTCACGCGGCCGACGCGTCTCATCGGCCTCGTCGGCATCCTCTCGTTCCACATCGGCATCGGCGTGCTGATGGGATTGCCCTGGTTCTCGCTCACGATGATCGCGATCGACTCGATCTTCATCCGTGATCGGACCTGGGCGCGTCTGAGCTCCGGCACGAGACGGCGGTGGGAGCAGGCGCAGACGGCCCCGCCCCGGCCGTCGGGCGTGGAGGCCTGA